The following nucleotide sequence is from Nitrosopumilus adriaticus.
GAAAAAGCCAGAATCAAATATCCAAAATTATTCAAGGATCCCAAAAAAATCAACAAGCCTTGCATAGTTAAAGTTCAAGAAAAAAACAGACCTCTTGAAAGAGCATTCTTTACTGTTTCATCATACAAAGATTTTGTAGAAAAATCAGAATCAAAGATTAAGCAAGGAGTAATCTCAAGAAAAGACCTTGAAAAATCAAGCATTGAGGAATTAGCAATTGGAACATACATGAATTTTAATTTCTTCCACACACCAATTTCTGACCAAGTCGATTTTATTGGAATTGAACGAAGATTGCAAACAAACATTCACGATTATAATGCATTACCTGCCAAACAACAATTAGACATTGATGTAGATTTACAAAATATCGAAGTAGGTCACACGCCAGCGAGTATCAGAGAATCCCTACTTGAAAAAGTCATAAAGATGGGGGACAAATTTGTAGATGCTGTTAAAAAAGAATATGCACCAGGTATCATCGGGCCATTTTCACTTCAAAGTGTAATTACAAAAGATTTAGAATTAATAGTATATGATGTATCATTGAGAGTTCCAGGAAATCCAATAGTTGCAACAACTAGTCCATATACAAAATATCAATATGGAACAACATTTGGAATTGGAAGGAGGATTGCCATGGAGATAAAACGAGCCCAGGAAGAAGGTCGTCTAGATGAAATAGTCACATAGATTTTTCAATACTAAATTGGGCCACATACTGGAAAATTCTAGATATTATTTTAAAACAAGATTTAGAACAAAGAAAAATTAAAGGCGCAAACCCCTAACTGCAGAACTATGAGAGATTCCCTCTCGTGGTCAAACGCCTAAGCCTTTGATTGCCTTTTTTCGTTCTGCGGGGCAGCGCAATCTAATCGCCAGATTTTTCAACTAACGACATCAATTAGTATAAGACAAATAAGTATTTAACATTTAGTATGATTATTTTGAATAAAAGTGATAAAAACTTGTAAATTTTAGTTAGGCACGGATAATTATTACATTAAGATCAATAAGGTTAGCACTAGCAGAAATTAAAAACGTCCCTAAAATATGATAATTCATAATTTCATATATGAGCAAAAGAGTCACCATAATGCTATCAGATAGTCTTGATAAAAAAATCAGATTAATTCAGGCTAAAAAGATCAAAGAGCACGCAATATCATATAGTTATTCAAAAACTATCAATGATATTCTAGAAAAATCTCTCTAGAAATTACAAAAATATATTTTCAGTTAAAACTGTAAAACTTTGTTAATTGGTTAGATTGGAAATATGCTGAATACCATTCGTTCTAATTTTGAATGATTAAAGCGGTTTGACATTCAAAATGGAATTGCTGATGCCAATTAACAATACAAACTCTTTAGTGGCCAATAATCAGAAATACTGTATGGGGAAAACTATTTTCATAAAAGAAATCATCACTATTTTAAATGAACCAAAACTTTGTCCAACATGTCAAAAAGAAGACAGACTAGAGAAGGGCACGGTCAGGGAAGAAAGATCAAATGGAAAAACAATCCTGTGCACTAGATGTGAGGCATTAACAGTAGTAACAAATCACAATTTAAAGAATGTAGAACTATCCTCAACCAAGGATGACATCATTATGCTAAAAGAGCCATATTTGATTAGAAAAGTAGGTTATTGATTATCAGTTTTTAGTGGAATTAGGTTTTCTTGTTGGCAGTTTTCTTGTCGATGATTTCCTTATAGATGCGTGTATCCTTTGTGTAGATTTTTTTGCAGGTATTCTTCTTCCACTAGCTGGGGCCAATCGAGTAGATAATAATCCTTTTTTATCTTCAAGAAGTGTAGAAATTATTTTGAGTCTAACATTTGCAAATTCCCAATCCTTTAGATTCGCATTCCGACATTCTTCTTTAATTATAAGACCTGCCAAACCATTACTCCAGATATGACGTTTAGTATCATACACTTCAATAATTTTTCCATGTTTTGTAATTTTGATTGCACCATGGCATCTTTGGATAATTTGCGATGCAACTCTTTGGTAGATTTTATCAAAATTAACCATAAGATTAACACATTGAATCATATCAAAAAGGTTCTGATTTTTTAGATTGGATAATATTATAGCATAGAAATTACATTAAAAACTGCTGATGATTAATCAACCTTCTAAGCTATACTGATAGATGATGAGTTTGCCGAATTATGAAGCATTTTTAAAATAAATCAAGACTGCATGTCAACAACACTGACTGCCATAGATAATGGTGGAGACAATGCTTCAGGATTGTCAATGCTTTCCCAAACAAAAACTTGGATATGATATGTTCCAGATTCTTTTGGAATCCAGGATTGTGCAGGTGAAAATGACTGGTTCGGTGACAAAGACCCAGTAAGCCAAGATAATGAGATTACAACATTATTGGCATTACTTACTTGTGTAATATACGCAAAATTTTGTTGGATGTCTTGATTGTTTGAAATATCAGCCACAATCATAATTTGTTCATCAACAAAATGGGTTTTAATTTCAGATGATGCTTCAGTCGTTACCGGATCAGCAAATGCATTGCCCAGACCAATCATCATTAGAAACAAGGAAAACACCAAAAATTTCATAACCAGTATTAATGGGATGTATATTTAATCTAGCTATTGGGAGAACTGCCTGAAAAATATCCAGAATATTCTATAATGTACAAAACACTATCAAATCAAATTAAAGTTCTGAATAAAAGAAAAGAAAATTCTTCTGCAGCAGAAATAGATGAGATAGAACAAAAAATTCAGAATTACAAATCAGAGATTTCAAGAATAAAGAAAATGTTTCCAGAGAATTTTTTTGAAGAGATTTAATTATTCATGAGAATGTTCTTGACCGCATCCACATTGATGATCATCGCCTTTAGCAGACATTAGTTTTTGCACCATTTCATCTCGAATTTTAAGTAAATCGCCAACTTGAGCTTTTAATGAGTTAGAATCCCAGTTAGTCTGACTAAGTTCTCTTACAACATCAATAATTTCAAGATCTACATTTAGCAAATTATCCATTAGTTGTTCTTGCTCATTCATGCAATTTTACAAATTTACTATGAAAAAAACTATACTAATCAACAGATAATTTCAGAAATTATGCTTCCATGCTTTCTTTTAGGAGGTTTTTTCTAACAAGTATAGGAATATTGTAAAATGCACCTAGAGCCATAGCGTCTGATGCTCGATAATTTCGTAATACTAGGTCTTTTTTGCCTGTAAAATACAGATTGGCACGCAAAACCTCTCCACTTTCATAGATTTTTACTTTAACTAGAACCAATTCATTTTCTTCACAAATCTCCTCAATCATCTTATAAATTGAAGGAGCAGATTCCCCATCGGTTTCACCAAAACTTGAGATATGTCTAGCAACTTCACCCGAAAAAGCCCTCATGTGAAATTCTTTTCCACTGTCAGATTTTAGGACAACCATCCCTTCTACAGCATATGGATCAACGAATCCAACATAATCAATTTTTACAGATTCATAATCAGGCTCTTGTGCTTGATCAATTTCCATCGTATTACGCATA
It contains:
- a CDS encoding formate--phosphoribosylaminoimidazolecarboxamide ligase family protein — translated: MIKSSEIKKIVNDYSDVKIGVLGSHSALEIMDGAKDEDFQTTVFCQKGREGPYQRFGRIADEIIVLNKFKEMASAKNQKMLRDSNTIIVPHRSLTVYLGYKTIENSFKVPIFGNRKLFQAEERTAKKGQYYLLEKARIKYPKLFKDPKKINKPCIVKVQEKNRPLERAFFTVSSYKDFVEKSESKIKQGVISRKDLEKSSIEELAIGTYMNFNFFHTPISDQVDFIGIERRLQTNIHDYNALPAKQQLDIDVDLQNIEVGHTPASIRESLLEKVIKMGDKFVDAVKKEYAPGIIGPFSLQSVITKDLELIVYDVSLRVPGNPIVATTSPYTKYQYGTTFGIGRRIAMEIKRAQEEGRLDEIVT
- a CDS encoding bifunctional nuclease family protein, producing the protein MEIDQAQEPDYESVKIDYVGFVDPYAVEGMVVLKSDSGKEFHMRAFSGEVARHISSFGETDGESAPSIYKMIEEICEENELVLVKVKIYESGEVLRANLYFTGKKDLVLRNYRASDAMALGAFYNIPILVRKNLLKESMEA